One region of Syntrophobacter fumaroxidans MPOB genomic DNA includes:
- a CDS encoding site-2 protease family protein: MGEEFIVKAALYVVPLLLAVVCHEVAHGWVAEKLGDHTARLSGRITLNPFVHIDLIGTVLLPAILILTKSPFLFGWAKPVPVNFGNLRRGRRDMALVAASGPMTNLVLAGASAVVYRLIVLGLSGGVIPQTGWAPWIVVPLAQMAGISVEFNLVLTVLNLLPIPPLDGGRILVGLLPESLAYRLARLERFGMLILVVLIATGSWSQIVRPVLKAFVDLFLG, encoded by the coding sequence ATGGGTGAAGAGTTCATTGTGAAGGCGGCGCTGTACGTGGTTCCATTGCTGCTTGCCGTGGTGTGTCACGAGGTCGCGCACGGCTGGGTGGCGGAGAAGCTCGGGGATCACACGGCACGCCTCTCGGGGCGGATCACGCTCAACCCCTTCGTCCACATCGACCTGATCGGAACGGTGCTGCTGCCGGCGATCCTGATTCTGACCAAATCCCCGTTCCTCTTCGGCTGGGCCAAGCCGGTGCCGGTGAATTTCGGAAACCTGAGGCGAGGTCGCAGGGACATGGCGCTGGTGGCCGCCTCCGGACCGATGACGAATCTGGTCCTGGCCGGCGCGAGTGCCGTTGTCTATCGTCTTATTGTCCTCGGGCTTTCCGGCGGTGTCATCCCGCAGACCGGATGGGCGCCCTGGATCGTGGTGCCGCTCGCTCAAATGGCCGGTATTTCGGTGGAATTCAACCTGGTGCTGACGGTCCTCAATTTGCTGCCCATCCCGCCGTTGGACGGGGGCCGCATCCTGGTGGGGCTGCTTCCGGAGAGCCTTGCATACCGGCTGGCCCGCCTGGAACGATTTGGAATGCTGATCCTCGTGGTCCTGATCGCCACGGGTTCCTGGAGCCAGATCGTCAGGCCGGTTCTGAAAGCTTTTGTGGACTTGTTTCTCGGATGA
- a CDS encoding deoxycytidylate deaminase, producing the protein MNRPTKSEYYTEIALSVAQRSTCLRRRFGAVIVKSDQIISTGYNGAPRKTANCIDLGYCARKQLSIPAGQNYELCRAVHAEMNAVIHASRLDMVGADLYLAGLDVETGNQVIHPEPCLLCRRVIINAGIQRVVVPAESEGFHYIDVDDWILQDRVSFK; encoded by the coding sequence ATGAACAGACCCACCAAGAGCGAGTACTACACCGAGATCGCTCTGTCCGTGGCGCAGCGCAGCACGTGCCTGCGGCGTCGCTTCGGGGCGGTTATCGTCAAGAGCGATCAGATCATCAGCACAGGCTACAACGGTGCGCCGCGAAAGACGGCGAACTGTATCGACCTCGGCTATTGCGCGCGCAAGCAACTGAGCATCCCCGCGGGGCAGAATTACGAACTGTGTCGCGCCGTGCACGCGGAAATGAACGCGGTCATTCACGCGTCGAGACTGGACATGGTGGGAGCCGATCTCTATCTGGCGGGACTCGACGTTGAGACCGGCAACCAGGTGATCCACCCGGAACCCTGCCTGCTGTGCCGTCGGGTAATCATCAACGCGGGCATCCAGCGCGTGGTGGTTCCCGCGGAATCGGAAGGATTCCATTACATCGACGTCGACGACTGGATCCTTCAGGACCGCGTCTCCTTCAAGTAG
- the xerD gene encoding site-specific tyrosine recombinase XerD, with product MDRWLDLFLNHITVEKGLSPNTVAGYGGDLQEMLGYFGKHGVSSWEAVSREDIVSYLESVSGRLSHRSKARRLAALRAFFKYLERTGKMSGSPAALVRFPKFNPGLPKTLTGREVDALLAAPAAGTPLGQRDRAMLELLYATGLRVSELADLQLDQVHLEAGYLVARGKGDKERPVPMGEPAGEALQIYLRDGRRRLLKDGRSREVFLNRRAVKLTRQGIWKIIKQYALKSGIRQNLTPHVLRHSFATHLLENGADLRSLQAMLGHADISTTQIYTHVAKKRLKEVHLKFHPRP from the coding sequence ATGGACCGGTGGCTTGATCTGTTCCTGAACCATATCACGGTGGAAAAAGGGTTGAGCCCGAACACGGTTGCCGGGTACGGCGGGGATCTGCAGGAGATGCTCGGCTACTTCGGGAAGCACGGTGTGTCGAGCTGGGAGGCGGTATCCCGGGAGGACATCGTGAGTTACCTGGAATCCGTTTCGGGCAGGCTTTCCCACCGATCCAAGGCGCGACGCCTGGCCGCCCTGCGCGCATTCTTCAAGTATCTCGAGCGAACCGGGAAAATGTCCGGGAGCCCTGCCGCGCTCGTTCGTTTTCCGAAGTTCAATCCGGGTCTGCCGAAGACCCTCACGGGCAGGGAAGTCGATGCGCTTCTGGCCGCGCCGGCCGCGGGCACTCCGCTCGGACAGAGAGACCGGGCCATGCTCGAGCTGCTCTACGCAACGGGGCTGAGGGTCAGCGAGCTCGCGGACCTGCAACTCGATCAAGTCCACCTCGAAGCCGGGTATCTCGTGGCCCGGGGCAAAGGGGACAAGGAAAGGCCGGTCCCCATGGGAGAACCGGCCGGCGAGGCGCTTCAAATCTATCTCCGCGACGGACGGCGACGGCTCTTGAAGGACGGCCGAAGCCGGGAGGTTTTCCTCAACCGCCGCGCCGTGAAGCTCACGCGGCAGGGCATTTGGAAAATCATCAAGCAGTATGCGCTCAAGTCGGGAATCCGGCAGAACCTGACTCCCCACGTGCTCCGTCACTCCTTCGCGACGCATCTGCTCGAGAACGGAGCCGATCTTCGGTCGTTGCAGGCAATGCTGGGGCACGCCGATATCTCGACGACGCAGATATACACTCATGTGGCGAAAAAACGGTTGAAGGAAGTTCACCTGAAATTTCACCCGCGACCGTAG
- a CDS encoding CBS domain-containing protein: protein MEVITTHINADFDAMASMIAAKKLYPDAVLVFPGSQEKTLREYFINSTVYIYGFKRLRDLDLDRVSRLILVDTRQISRIGRFVEILDRPGMDIHVYDHHPDAEDDIQGVFNLIKPVGATVTILTQLIRERGLEVTPEEATIMSLGLFEDTGSFTFNNTTPEDFEAAAFLLRSGADLNAVSDMVTQELTAEQVGLLNELITSAKTYGIAGIDVCIATVSVEKYVGDFAVLVHKLKDIENLDVVFALARMDDRVYLVGRSRIPEINVSTVAAYFGGGGHATAASASIKDLTLFQVENKLLEFLRSYIHPYPTAESMMTSPVIFTEPEVTVAEAGQSMIRYNINSMPVMEDGRIVGLTTRQVLEKAIFHGLEKRAVREFMTTDFSTVGPNATLLEIESYLVERHQRIVPVMEDNRVIGVITRRDLLKFLVEDQTTNARSLYGDTNLAAWSKRKNVVAVIMEQLPREIVQTLKDFGKLAKDLGMKAYAVGGFVRDLLLRRSNLDIDIVVEGDGIEFARTYAREHGIRCRFHKKFNTAVLIFPDDRRVDVASARFEYYQYPAALPIVEFSSLKMDLYRRDFTINTLALALNPGEFGQLIDFFGGQRDLKDKTIRVLHNLSLVEDPTRILRAIRFEQRFGFRIGKQTVALIRNAVRMGLLQKLGGRRLLHEIQLIMVEDDPLPPLRRMNEFAVWPVLSANILFDQKLEDLFVRLREVVSWHRLSFLDEPLERWWVYMLGLFSGLAAADVEDACGRLQFTAGQRERIAWAYRTVSGLLWGFFPAAEHKPSAIFRALQPFKPEELVFMMAKAQDETPRRAVSHYFHRYRHVSTELKGRDLKEMGVPPGPIYRVILDELLDARLNGEVKDRQEELAYLRERHAELFGGEGEVPDPAS, encoded by the coding sequence ATGGAGGTGATCACCACTCATATCAATGCCGATTTCGACGCGATGGCTTCCATGATCGCCGCCAAAAAGCTGTATCCGGACGCGGTGCTGGTCTTTCCCGGTTCGCAGGAGAAGACGCTTCGCGAGTATTTCATCAACTCCACGGTCTACATCTACGGCTTCAAGCGGCTCCGGGATCTGGACCTGGACCGGGTCAGCAGGCTCATCCTGGTGGATACCCGGCAGATTTCGCGGATCGGCAGGTTCGTGGAAATTCTCGATCGTCCGGGGATGGACATCCACGTCTACGATCACCATCCGGACGCCGAGGACGATATCCAAGGCGTCTTCAACCTGATCAAGCCGGTGGGGGCCACGGTCACGATCCTGACGCAGCTCATCCGGGAGCGCGGGTTGGAGGTGACTCCGGAGGAGGCAACCATCATGAGCCTCGGGCTCTTTGAGGACACCGGTTCCTTCACCTTCAACAACACGACCCCCGAGGACTTCGAAGCCGCGGCATTCCTGCTGCGCAGCGGAGCCGATCTGAACGCCGTATCGGACATGGTCACCCAGGAACTGACGGCCGAGCAGGTCGGCCTCCTCAACGAGCTGATCACCTCGGCCAAAACCTACGGCATCGCGGGCATCGACGTCTGCATCGCCACGGTCTCCGTCGAGAAGTACGTCGGGGATTTCGCCGTGCTGGTGCACAAGCTCAAGGACATTGAAAATCTGGACGTCGTCTTCGCCCTGGCCCGGATGGACGACCGCGTCTACCTGGTGGGGCGCAGCCGCATTCCCGAAATCAACGTCAGCACCGTGGCGGCCTACTTTGGAGGCGGCGGGCACGCGACGGCGGCTTCCGCGAGCATCAAGGACCTCACGCTTTTCCAGGTGGAAAACAAGCTGCTCGAATTCCTCAGAAGCTACATTCATCCCTATCCGACGGCGGAGAGCATGATGACCAGCCCGGTGATTTTCACGGAGCCCGAGGTGACCGTGGCCGAAGCCGGGCAGAGCATGATCCGCTACAACATCAATTCGATGCCGGTCATGGAGGATGGGCGGATCGTGGGCCTGACCACGCGCCAGGTCCTGGAGAAGGCCATATTTCACGGGCTGGAAAAGCGGGCGGTACGGGAGTTCATGACCACCGACTTCAGCACCGTCGGTCCCAACGCCACGCTGCTCGAGATTGAAAGCTACCTGGTCGAACGCCATCAAAGGATCGTGCCGGTGATGGAGGACAACCGGGTGATCGGAGTCATCACCCGCCGAGACCTGCTGAAATTCCTGGTTGAAGACCAGACCACCAACGCCCGGTCGCTCTACGGGGATACGAACCTTGCCGCCTGGTCCAAACGCAAGAACGTGGTTGCGGTGATAATGGAGCAATTGCCCCGTGAAATTGTCCAGACACTCAAGGATTTCGGGAAGCTCGCGAAGGACCTGGGGATGAAGGCCTATGCGGTGGGGGGGTTCGTGCGGGACCTCCTGCTCCGGCGTTCCAACCTGGACATAGACATCGTGGTTGAAGGGGACGGCATCGAATTCGCCAGGACATACGCCAGGGAACACGGCATCCGCTGCCGGTTCCACAAGAAGTTCAATACCGCCGTGCTCATTTTTCCCGATGACCGCAGAGTGGACGTGGCTTCGGCGCGTTTCGAGTATTATCAGTATCCGGCTGCCCTGCCGATTGTGGAATTCAGCTCCCTGAAAATGGACCTGTACCGGCGGGATTTCACGATCAACACCCTGGCGCTTGCGCTCAACCCCGGAGAATTCGGCCAACTGATCGATTTCTTCGGCGGACAGCGCGACCTGAAGGACAAGACCATTCGGGTCCTTCACAACCTGAGCCTTGTGGAGGACCCGACACGGATTCTCAGGGCCATCCGGTTCGAACAGCGATTCGGATTCAGGATCGGCAAGCAGACCGTGGCGCTCATCCGGAATGCGGTCCGCATGGGGTTGCTTCAGAAGCTGGGGGGCCGTCGCCTCCTGCATGAAATCCAGCTCATCATGGTGGAAGACGATCCTTTGCCGCCTCTGCGCCGCATGAACGAGTTCGCCGTGTGGCCGGTGCTGAGCGCCAACATCCTGTTCGATCAGAAGCTGGAGGATTTGTTCGTTCGGTTGCGCGAAGTGGTTTCCTGGCACCGGTTGAGCTTCCTGGATGAGCCTCTCGAGCGCTGGTGGGTCTACATGCTGGGCCTGTTTTCAGGCCTGGCGGCGGCCGACGTGGAGGACGCCTGCGGCAGGCTGCAGTTCACCGCCGGCCAGCGGGAACGCATTGCCTGGGCTTACCGGACGGTGAGCGGACTGCTCTGGGGGTTTTTCCCCGCGGCAGAGCACAAACCGAGCGCAATCTTCCGGGCGCTCCAGCCGTTCAAGCCCGAAGAACTGGTTTTTATGATGGCGAAGGCGCAGGACGAAACACCGCGGCGTGCCGTCAGCCACTATTTCCATCGCTATCGACACGTTTCCACCGAACTGAAGGGCAGGGATCTCAAGGAAATGGGTGTGCCGCCCGGGCCTATCTACCGGGTGATTCTGGATGAACTGCTGGATGCGCGTTTGAACGGCGAAGTGAAAGACCGCCAGGAAGAGCTTGCTTATCTGCGCGAGCGGCATGCGGAGCTCTTCGGCGGGGAAGGGGAGGTCCCCGACCCGGCTTCGTGA